The DNA window AATAGCCGAGCATGCATGTGCACAGGCTACTGTGAAACATTTCTGTGAAACAGATTTTATTCATCACCTCTTCGATTTTAGATATGAAgctgcaatttttataatgGATCAacttaaatttcattatttatgCTGGCGCTGAAATGGTATGCTCGTTGCCAATGACgctcgaatatttttacaaataccgACGACGTTTGTACGAGACGAGCATAACACATTCGCTAGCAACATTTATTTGTTGCGTGCGAggacccgaaatatcgggtcgggtcgggaacacgACATTTTTTCGGTTTTGGAACGgctacccgaaaatttcgagattgtCGAAACTGTCGGGATTCCCGAAGAaatcgggattctcgaaataatcgggattccctaAAGAATCGTGAATTATTTTCAAGTGCTATGTTATattcccgaaattttcgggaaacccgattccttcggggaatctcgaaattttcgggaaacccgattccttcgggaatcccaaaattttcgggaaacccgattccttcgggaatcctaaaattttcgggaaacccgattccttcgggaatcctaaaattttcgggaaacccgattccttcgaggaatctcaaaattttccgggaacccgattccttcgaggaatttcaaaattttcgggaaacctgattccttcgggaatcccaaaattttcgggaaacccgattccttcgaggaatttcaaaattttcgggaaacctgattccttcgggaatcctaaaattttcgggaatcccaaaattttcgggaaacccgattccttcgaggaatctcaaaattttcgggaaacccgattccttcgaggaatttcaaaattttcgggaaacctgattccttcgggaatcccaaaattttcgggaaacccgattccttcgaggaatctcaaaattttcgggaaacccgattacTTCgaggaatttcaaaattttcgggaaacctgattccttcgggaatcctaaaattttcgggaaacccgattccttcggggaatctcaaaattttcgggaaacccgattctttcagacccgacctcttcccgactcgccccgaccatcgggaatcttgaaattttcgggaaacctgattttttcgggaatctcgaaattttcgtgaAACCCGATTTTTTCGGAAAGCCGacccgactcgacccgacctcttcccgactcGCCCCGACCATCGGGAATATCGAAATTTTCGCGAAACCCGATTTTTCCGGgaatctcaaaattttcgggaaacccgattttTCCGggaatttctaaattttcgggaacccgacccgacccgacccgacccgacccgacttcttcccgactcgccccgaccatcgggttcccgCACAGCCCTATTTATTTCACGTACTATCTTCCTTGTTACAGCGTATTATCATGCATTAGAACGCTACTCGATTttataaatacaaacaaatgccACGTTCGCCAAATGTTCGGCTCAAAACACTTAACAAACCAACACGAGCATGAATTCTGGGCAAACATTCGAAATCAGCCTTCAAGGCAACGAACATCCCAACGTCTTTCCAAAAATCAGTAGAACATTACCTGAGGATCCTCAGATGATTTTCGACGACCTCTCCGGTCTCATAGAGCAGGATTTTCGCGTCACGATCTCGCGATCCGTTCACGGTTTCGGTGATCCTTGCCATCAGGATGTTCAGCTGGCCGCACGCATGAGCTGCGAGGGCGACGGCGAGGCTGAAAGCTCCAACGGTGATGAAGTTCACTATAGACGTGGAAATGAACTGGGAGACGAGAACGATCTCGTAGCTGGGGCTCTCGTAGATGTTGAAGAGCTTGTTGTAAAACTCTAATGGCAGTGCGCGCACGATTCTGGTCTCGTTGCCGATCGCCACGGGCCGCGTTGACAGCGCGGTGACGAAACAATAAGAGAAAACGTTGATCGATCATGCTATCTTCTTCGTCCAGCGCGCAGAAGTGTCTACTCAGCTTTACGTGTGAAATGTCTTGAAAATGGTATGAATTCGCTacagtataaaatataaaagtcgTACGAAATGCAATGTCCTTGATTTTTGTAGATTTTATAAAATCAAGTGTTTCGATCGGtgacaattaaaaatttattgaacgtttctattttatttgtCGTATAATACTTTCCAAAATGTTGCTTCTGTTCGTCACACATCCTTGTCAACAATGGACAAGGTTTTGAACATCAAATTCAAACAGCTCTGCGTTTAGTCCAAGTTTTGGTCCTCTCATTTTCATATGGGTTCAAATCCACATCGACCAGAGCAATTCTTCTAACAATGAAAAATCTTAACTGCACAACTCTTTCCGTAAATTGGCGTTAAACATTGTTACGTAATAATCCCGGAGACATCACCTTCTCGTGGAACCGATGGCACACGTTTCGTTCTTAATTCATAACTGTGCGTAGCAGATTTAAATAAATCACCGACGACTGCATCACCTGGAGTGGATCGAGTATTCAGTTAGGTCGAGAACTCGTTTtaatagataataataataataatacccaCAGAGCTAAATGTGTTTAGGGACaaagtaaatatttttccagcTGTGAGTTTCGGTGGGTAGTTTGAAACAACGCTCAGTAGAACTAGATCGTGAGCTTTCTTGTATGGTAAATTGTACCAGTCGATTTCATAGGCAGCCGGACCGATCTTGCTACACTGATGAAATGTTAACGATTATTATAGCAGTGAATAATTGCCATTAAAGGATAGAGACATAATTTTTTTAGAGACATAATATGGTTTTGTAAGTACCTGTTCGGTCAGAAGTTCTCCTatgtaacaaaatattgttaTGTTAAACGTGAAGGAAATTAGAAACATGACGTACGTAAATAGCGCAACAACGTCGCTGTTTTGCCATTCCTGAAGACATAGAACAGCGTGGGTCAATCCGAGTACTATTTCTACTCAATGTATTGAATCCTCCAGGAAAGCCCGCCCTTATTGGATGACAACAACACTATTACTAGTCAGCGATTCTCATGCAAATAACAAATAttagataaaaatgaaaaagaaaaaggtaataccgttttttacaattttttgcacgcttttctattatttattatttcccaGAAAAACCGTAATAGCGCGAACATCCTTTACATTTTGACAACAACAAATTAAATAGTTGGTCAGTTGGACCATTATCTGCTAGGCAAACTGTGATCTTTGTACTTTCATTGGTCACTGAAGCTGACTCTAAATGACGCCGAGACGCAAGAATCACCGTTGCCCCCACTTTAGTTCGCACACCATagtcagtgatttctctatatatgtcgccaaggcctggatgataaacgccgcggaattatccccactatgaAACTAGAGGGGCCTCGggcacccaattactgtgcctatattaaatatacttatttttaaggcaCAATGAATGTTAAACAAGAGATGTAtagcatatatattaactgattttagtgAATTTTGAGTatcaaatatttgaatatttgaatattgtatatttgaatattgtatatttgaatattgtatatttgaatattgaatattgaatatttgaatattgaatattgaatatttaaatattgaatatttaaatattgaatatttaaatattgaatatttgaatattgaatatttgaatattgcatatttgaattttgaatattgaatatttcaaTATTCGAATATgactcttttttaatattcgttatgctttaaaaataagaatgattaatacaggcacagtaattgggtccctcactcTAGTTACGAAGTACTTTGCGGAACACGATTCCAAGTgagaagtaattaaaaaatccaTATGATTCAGTACAGTAATGATAAATCAGCAGACGGCATGGGCACCTCCCGTAGGATTCAACACAAATGAGATGCTGAATCAACTTATTACCAGCAGACAATAGTATTCGAGCACGCACAAAATGAACGTGGACTCCACGATCTCCGTTAGGCAAATCTCGCGCAGTGCTTCTTCAACGTTCTTGGAAAATCTGAAACACACCCGGCTTTTTGATTTTACGCACGCACAGGtcgtttattaatttcaatcgtcaggtagtaaataataataataatgattgtAGATTTGATGCTTTCACGGCCTGGAATGTAACTCATGACAAGTGGCTTTCGGGAGAGAGCCGTGTCCAAAAAGAATttgttcccaacgtttcgccatCATCAGAGGTGAAGCCACTCTGACACTGGCTTATCATTAATAATAATGACTCTAATACTCCAGGTTCGAAAATATTCGGTCCCGCTATCGAATGGCTGATACATAATTTATCTTCATACCTGAGAATCTCAACGTGCTCGCGCACGATGACAGAAATTGGGTTACGACCGGTGTTTCTCTGAATGCTATCGACAAGATTCTCCAGCCTGGCGATCTGTATTTGCACCTGTCCGCAGATGTGAGTGACAAAGGTGGCGGCCAAGCTGTACGCAGCGGTGGTGATGCTGTACTTGACGAAACCGGAAAGACAGTGCATGGAGAAGATGATCTCGTACGTTGGGCTGGCCTGGCTGTCGACGAACGCATCGTAGCCGGGATATATCAACGGCCTTAACGTCTGATTGCCTCGCATCTTCGGTTTCGAGACGAACGGCATTATGGTGTAGTAAGACATGCCTGCGCTGCAGAGGAAGATCGCACAAAGAACAATCAGGTGTCGACTGATGGACGATTGCCTGATCATGATCTGACGGAAACGTTGATCCGCCACGGTTTGCCAGTCACGTTCCACGTGGACGATGCAGCGTTTGAAAACGTTCCCCTTGAAGACCAGGTACAGGTACTTGATCGTCGAGGACAAGCAGAATCCCAGAGGAGCGAGCAACTTCACTCTCACGTACACGTTCTTCTCCACGAACATCAGGTAATGCCCGGGCGGTATGATCGAGAACAACAGATCGGAGAAGCACACTGTGAACAGAATGATCGACACCAGTTTCTCCGCTTTGCTGGCTCGGGTGTACACGAACGGCCAAACGCCGATCGGCCTGGTTACCCATCGGCACATTTCCAGAGTATAGTTCACGTCGCTATTGTAGTTAGAATTGGCAAAGTAGCCGTCAGCTCGGTCAGCTGATCGATCACGCATGATTCCGGTGAACTTTGTCGACTGAGCGACAACACGCACAGCTGCCGGACGATATTGTCACGACGCAGGCGCGTTCTCCGGACAGTTTTTGCTGAACTCGATTGCCAGTGGGAACCTTTGCACCGGGATTTCAGCTTTGAACGTTTCAAGAGGGGCAGCAATTTtttgcacattttttatttaccgAGCAGAGCGAATTTGACGAGTGTGCTGTTACGTGTGGCTGAGCTGGTCTCTAGACTATCCAGACTGTTGCTTGGCGATCTCGTCCGCTGACAAGGACACGAACGGCACAAGGTGACGATGTCGACAGTAAAATTCACAGGAACGATCTCAACTTTGGTAGATTCTAGGGTGAATTTGGTGTTCGTGTTTTACGTCACTTTGAAGATGGGGAATTCGTTCACGGAACTGAATATTGAAGCGATTGTCTGCTTTAACTACAACTTTGGTAACGATTGCAGTAACGAGGGAAGAATTCACCTAGCACCTCAAGCATtggatttctttctttttggaTGGATTTTTTTCTTTCCGCGAATGGAAGGGTGAGTATACTAATTTGCACTTTGTTACCGCTTTAtgaaatcgaaataaatattgCATGTATTAGGCACATATTGTATGGTGAGTattgtaaatatattatattttgcaatttttgagtCGAAGCAAgttattaatatacagggtgttcgactacagatgGGAGAAAATTTGCGAGTGAGGTCACAGCAGGTATGGTAGGATGACGGGTAGCTTCTCATGTGCGCGAGGGTTGAACCGTAACCATTAGGGttacccatgagtaatcaattatttgcaaagaatttggtttaccttcagttctgtaccgatcgttgaagaggaagcacgtattcttttacagtttttggTAAAacagcctgtgctcaaaatattctaaaaagtataatgttttttacaataataaaatggcggccgtaccttccgaggatcatattcgtcattgcatactgttttattttcatgcgggatttaatgcaacaatAATGCATTTTTTGGAGGAGCGTAGTTTGCCCCAAAGTTGAGCGTGAGGACCGTATTGAACATTGAGCTATTTGTTGCTGTTTAGAAAATGAAAACACTGAATTTTCTGTTCCTTTTTCCATCTAAAagacattaataataataatatctttAAAACAGTTTCAATTGCCACAGAAATTTGCTTTCTTTAAGTCTTTTTAAATCTTTAACCACAATCATATCTTTTATAGTAGAAAAATCAGAATACCGATTTATGCGTATTTCAATATGAACGGTGACTGACAAACAAAATAGTGTGGAACGCATTAACATGTCAGCGGTATACTCCCCTGTGAGAAACGTTAATAACGTAGGCGGAGCACCTGTTGCGCCGCATTACTGTAGGAAACCGCCTGCAGTGTTGCATACTGCTGCG is part of the Halictus rubicundus isolate RS-2024b chromosome 3, iyHalRubi1_principal, whole genome shotgun sequence genome and encodes:
- the LOC143352225 gene encoding odorant receptor 4-like — its product is MRDRSADRADGYFANSNYNSDVNYTLEMCRWVTRPIGVWPFVYTRASKAEKLVSIILFTVCFSDLLFSIIPPGHYLMFVEKNVYVRVKLLAPLGFCLSSTIKYLYLVFKGNVFKRCIVHVERDWQTVADQRFRQIMIRQSSISRHLIVLCAIFLCSAGMSYYTIMPFVSKPKMRGNQTLRPLIYPGYDAFVDSQASPTYEIIFSMHCLSGFVKYSITTAAYSLAATFVTHICGQVQIQIARLENLVDSIQRNTGRNPISVIVREHVEILRFSKNVEEALREICLTEIVESTFILCVLEYYCLLEWQNSDVVALFTYVMFLISFTFNITIFCYIGELLTEQCSKIGPAAYEIDWYNLPYKKAHDLVLLSVVSNYPPKLTAGKIFTLSLNTFSSVMQSSVIYLNLLRTVMNFVQLRFFIVRRIALVDVDLNPYENERTKTWTKRRASYCFVTALSTRPVAIGNETRIVRALPLEFYNKLFNIYESPSYEIVLVSQFISTSIVNFITVGAFSLAVALAAHACGQLNILMARITETVNGSRDRDAKILLYETGEVVENHLRILSFISKIEEVMNKICFTEMFHSSLCTCMLGYYILTEWDDHDYQNLTTYFMILFSMTFNVFLLCNIGQILTEQCKKVGEVVYMTDWYFLPCRCILDLRMIIVRSSVMVKITASKVSHMSVYTFGQIMKSSFAYFNLLRQTV